One region of Bacteriovorax sp. Seq25_V genomic DNA includes:
- a CDS encoding outer membrane beta-barrel domain-containing protein, giving the protein MVRKFLKLSLLLTCSFVWGAESDLYDFSWLDKDKEVYVLQNRKFKKKGRFSLSAGYGKTTSGAFVDASAIQGRFGYFFTEEFGFEGIYSKNSGSENDTAASVRSSGSGSGTIPFRRIVDGYYGAMLLWAPFYTKINTFNSIIYLDFIFGLGAVTLEETNNRAQFDDFDSTAADVTETHSGVIWNFGTKFFVNETWNVRFDINGVHYQAKKAIANATGDAWYENIDMTLAIGIDI; this is encoded by the coding sequence ATGGTTAGAAAATTTTTAAAATTATCATTATTACTTACGTGTTCATTTGTTTGGGGAGCAGAGTCTGACTTATATGATTTCTCTTGGCTCGACAAAGATAAAGAAGTTTACGTTTTACAAAACCGTAAATTTAAAAAGAAGGGTCGCTTCTCTTTAAGTGCTGGATATGGAAAAACAACCTCTGGAGCTTTTGTTGATGCTTCAGCAATCCAAGGACGCTTTGGTTATTTCTTCACTGAAGAGTTTGGCTTTGAAGGGATATATTCTAAAAACAGTGGTTCTGAAAATGATACTGCAGCCTCTGTAAGAAGCTCTGGGAGTGGCTCTGGGACAATTCCATTTAGAAGGATCGTTGATGGTTATTACGGGGCAATGCTTTTATGGGCTCCATTCTATACAAAAATAAATACATTTAACTCAATCATCTATCTTGATTTTATTTTTGGTCTTGGAGCAGTGACGCTTGAAGAAACAAATAATAGAGCACAATTTGATGACTTCGATTCAACAGCTGCAGATGTAACAGAAACACACTCTGGAGTTATTTGGAACTTTGGGACAAAGTTTTTTGTTAATGAAACATGGAATGTTAGATTTGATATCAATGGTGTTCACTATCAAGCGAAGAAAGCGATTGCAAATGCAACTGGTGATGCTTGGTATGAAAATATTGATATGACGCTCGCGATTGGAATTGATATCTAG
- a CDS encoding outer membrane lipoprotein-sorting protein → MKKFIACCLFSIMSLASMEKGLEIAKKMDLANDGYVGETSSMKLVLIDSSGKQIEREMEGSSIELKDMDRTIMNFVKPLDVKGTKLLTWAKQDDDDDQWLFLPSLKRVKRINSKTKGSSFMGSEFSFEDLGGQAIEKYTFNFLREEKLDKQKVWVLERVAKGNSSYSKVILYVSEKYLTTIKSEYYNKRNELVKIGKFSDIKAYKVGKKTIYRPNQIEMNNVQNKKQSIFIWENRKLGVKLSEGIFTKDALR, encoded by the coding sequence ATGAAAAAGTTTATTGCATGTTGTTTGTTCTCTATTATGTCCTTGGCCTCAATGGAGAAGGGTTTAGAAATTGCAAAGAAGATGGATCTTGCAAACGATGGCTATGTCGGAGAAACTTCAAGTATGAAGTTAGTGTTAATTGACTCTTCAGGAAAGCAAATCGAAAGAGAAATGGAAGGAAGTTCAATAGAGCTTAAAGATATGGACCGAACAATTATGAACTTTGTAAAACCACTAGATGTGAAAGGTACAAAGCTTCTGACTTGGGCAAAGCAAGATGATGACGATGACCAGTGGTTATTTCTTCCATCTCTTAAGCGAGTAAAAAGAATCAACTCAAAGACGAAGGGAAGTTCGTTTATGGGGAGTGAGTTTTCTTTTGAAGATCTTGGCGGTCAGGCTATAGAGAAATATACTTTCAATTTTTTAAGAGAAGAAAAGTTAGATAAGCAAAAAGTTTGGGTTCTTGAAAGAGTGGCGAAAGGTAATAGCTCTTACAGTAAGGTTATCCTTTATGTCTCTGAAAAATATCTCACAACTATTAAGTCAGAGTATTACAATAAGCGTAATGAATTAGTTAAGATCGGAAAATTTTCGGATATTAAAGCCTATAAAGTTGGTAAAAAGACGATTTACCGCCCAAATCAGATCGAAATGAATAATGTTCAAAATAAAAAACAGTCTATTTTTATTTGGGAAAATAGAAAGCTTGGTGTGAAACTCTCTGAAGGGATTTTTACGAAGGATGCATTAAGATAA
- a CDS encoding lipopolysaccharide assembly protein LapB: MKFLQVIILLVLTLTVSASDDRNAKIISVIDMELSELSRMSRVSNNRDPEILLRIAELYLEKARVIRDSENQSFFSKSLEERRNINKKKFYGQSQSYFSKAQETGLFILKRFKNFKGIGDVYYILAFNEKENQNMKKSKALFVNAIKRTKTGSPANIKSRLALGDIYYSEGDFKRAKGYYDSVIRQIRDDKWYTRYLYNLSWSNFRVNNKKTAISQMKTVFELSKNSKFVDKGEAAQRDLGYFYADSGNVKAASSFYKTIGGDLSKNFYEMGMQLKDKQKYSESLNMFKSAFNGTGDEYKIKSLLELLSIYDKYNRNDAFVQYANEVVKLKEKLSAEQTKEALFYITKRAALLQKELGLSHNKSRPSVMKEKSGQTKDLYYAAKAIDPKLTEQSHFYAAEALYAANDFDNALVEYDAVRSIGNESSKFYQRSLVGMLIAINAKGVKKVTREKYFEKIYLDYIKLESNIDKKGKAVEKLFSYLIDEKGDVKGAMQVFFQYVKIFPKNINKNEAMIGRIVDLHKKQNNREELFSFVEQLKTLNVPLRRGFVDGLNKIVLLTQFENVQKANSKGDKVYALKGYLTIYQEKSTSAEAKRNAAYNIAVLFYESGNMKLMSQWAQRAISEMTVSEVTKYMDSFSLMTKELYLRQRFDEGLKVTEDILNKTCSVKNSQKYELINNYLIMGIASGKEPSLTNYLRSTEKCSIDNKTRSMIAGQLFDYYIEVKAIEQAVAMYYQLDKYSNDSTVLTRNLGSLLMLFEERGSTGPSDLVKRFYANYKRVKNKSLIGVDGFDFYALQEIKSVKRLADSISSIKLVFPVDKYNQLLKKKLGMLNQLTGLAARVLAVGSGEGTVQTYEILIKAYTDIATEIENFVPDNKEPEFLASFKKGMAPLITPLKGKAFEFEKELAEQVLKNEVLSKTYGARARNSVDFYHDNESVLMDKRGL; this comes from the coding sequence ATGAAGTTTTTACAAGTCATCATTTTACTCGTTCTGACTTTAACAGTTAGTGCCAGCGATGATAGAAATGCAAAAATTATTTCAGTAATTGATATGGAGCTCTCTGAGTTATCTCGAATGAGTAGGGTATCAAATAATAGAGATCCGGAAATTTTACTTCGTATCGCTGAGCTATATCTTGAGAAAGCAAGAGTAATTAGAGATTCTGAAAATCAGAGTTTTTTTAGTAAGTCGTTGGAAGAAAGACGTAACATAAATAAGAAGAAATTCTACGGACAGTCTCAGTCATATTTCTCAAAAGCTCAAGAAACAGGTTTGTTCATTTTAAAGCGCTTTAAAAATTTTAAAGGGATTGGAGATGTATATTATATTTTAGCTTTCAATGAGAAAGAAAATCAAAATATGAAAAAGTCTAAAGCTCTATTTGTGAATGCCATTAAGAGAACGAAAACAGGAAGTCCTGCAAATATTAAGTCTAGACTTGCTCTAGGGGATATATATTACTCTGAAGGTGATTTTAAACGAGCAAAGGGATATTACGATTCAGTTATTAGACAAATACGTGATGATAAGTGGTACACAAGATACTTATACAATCTCTCATGGTCAAATTTTAGAGTAAATAATAAGAAGACGGCAATCTCTCAGATGAAAACTGTTTTTGAATTAAGTAAGAACTCAAAATTTGTAGATAAAGGTGAGGCCGCTCAAAGAGATCTTGGATATTTCTACGCAGATAGTGGAAATGTAAAGGCCGCAAGCTCTTTTTATAAGACAATTGGTGGAGATCTCTCTAAAAATTTCTATGAAATGGGAATGCAGTTAAAAGATAAGCAGAAATATTCTGAGTCTTTAAATATGTTTAAGAGTGCATTTAATGGAACAGGTGATGAATATAAGATTAAGTCACTTCTTGAGCTTTTGAGTATCTATGACAAATACAATAGAAATGATGCATTCGTCCAGTACGCTAATGAAGTTGTGAAGCTTAAAGAAAAGCTAAGTGCTGAACAGACAAAAGAAGCTTTGTTTTATATCACTAAGCGTGCAGCATTATTGCAGAAAGAATTAGGGCTGAGTCATAATAAGAGTCGACCGTCTGTAATGAAGGAAAAATCAGGGCAAACGAAGGATCTTTATTACGCAGCAAAAGCGATAGATCCAAAGTTAACAGAGCAATCTCACTTCTATGCAGCTGAAGCACTTTATGCCGCGAATGACTTCGATAATGCTCTTGTTGAATACGATGCTGTTAGAAGTATTGGGAATGAAAGTTCTAAATTTTATCAAAGGTCTCTCGTTGGAATGCTTATCGCTATTAATGCGAAAGGTGTTAAGAAGGTTACTAGAGAAAAATATTTTGAAAAAATCTACCTTGATTACATCAAACTTGAATCAAATATCGATAAGAAAGGTAAGGCCGTCGAGAAATTATTTTCTTATTTAATTGATGAAAAGGGTGATGTTAAGGGGGCTATGCAAGTCTTCTTTCAGTACGTGAAAATCTTTCCAAAAAATATTAATAAGAATGAGGCGATGATTGGGCGTATTGTTGATCTTCATAAGAAGCAAAACAATAGAGAGGAACTATTTTCATTTGTTGAGCAACTTAAAACATTAAATGTTCCACTAAGAAGAGGATTCGTCGATGGCCTAAATAAAATTGTACTTCTTACTCAATTTGAAAATGTTCAAAAGGCAAATAGTAAGGGTGATAAAGTTTATGCTTTAAAAGGCTATTTAACTATTTATCAAGAGAAAAGCACTTCAGCTGAGGCGAAGAGAAACGCAGCTTACAATATCGCAGTACTATTCTATGAGAGTGGTAACATGAAGCTTATGTCACAATGGGCGCAAAGAGCGATTAGCGAGATGACTGTTAGCGAAGTTACAAAGTACATGGATTCATTCTCATTAATGACTAAAGAATTATATTTACGTCAACGTTTTGATGAAGGTCTAAAGGTTACTGAGGATATTCTTAATAAAACTTGCTCAGTTAAAAACTCACAAAAATACGAGTTGATAAATAATTACCTGATTATGGGGATCGCTTCTGGTAAGGAACCTTCTCTGACAAATTATCTAAGAAGCACTGAAAAATGCTCGATAGATAACAAGACTAGGTCAATGATTGCAGGACAGTTGTTCGATTATTACATTGAAGTTAAAGCTATAGAGCAAGCGGTCGCAATGTATTACCAGTTAGATAAGTATTCAAATGATAGTACAGTTCTCACTAGGAACTTAGGATCTCTTTTGATGCTTTTCGAGGAAAGAGGAAGTACGGGACCATCTGATCTTGTTAAGCGTTTCTATGCAAATTACAAGAGAGTTAAAAATAAATCTCTAATTGGTGTTGATGGTTTTGACTTTTATGCACTTCAAGAAATTAAGTCTGTTAAGAGATTAGCGGATTCTATATCTAGTATTAAATTAGTATTTCCAGTCGACAAATATAACCAATTACTTAAAAAGAAATTAGGAATGTTAAATCAATTAACTGGTCTTGCTGCACGTGTACTAGCTGTTGGTTCTGGAGAGGGGACTGTTCAGACATATGAAATTCTAATTAAAGCTTATACAGATATTGCAACGGAAATTGAAAATTTTGTTCCAGATAATAAGGAGCCAGAATTTTTAGCATCGTTTAAAAAAGGTATGGCGCCATTGATTACTCCTTTGAAAGGGAAAGCCTTTGAATTTGAAAAAGAACTTGCAGAGCAAGTCTTAAAGAATGAGGTACTTTCTAAAACATATGGGGCAAGGGCACGAAATTCAGTTGATTTCTACCACGATAATGAGAGCGTTCTTATGGATAAGAGAGGGTTATAA
- a CDS encoding biopolymer transporter ExbD, with amino-acid sequence MYRKPSRKHKSKNMTKPNLIPILDSVFIFIFFLLMSANFVKIFEISSDVPIISDQEPPKEKKDALNLSLKIYASSITLHSGNNERTIFKVGKDENGDYDLYKLREKLIQIKKSHSDEDTVIFMPKADIDYETLVKIMDTVRDLKDTDPEIWTKTKAGDDKKVTKLFNNIIFGDTQS; translated from the coding sequence ATGTACAGAAAACCAAGTAGAAAACATAAATCAAAGAATATGACTAAACCGAATCTAATTCCTATTTTAGATTCGGTCTTCATTTTCATCTTCTTTCTTCTGATGTCAGCTAACTTCGTTAAGATTTTTGAAATCTCTAGTGATGTTCCAATTATCTCTGACCAAGAACCACCAAAAGAAAAGAAAGATGCACTCAATCTATCATTAAAAATTTACGCAAGTTCTATCACCCTTCACTCAGGAAACAATGAGAGAACAATTTTTAAAGTTGGTAAGGATGAAAATGGTGACTACGACCTTTACAAGTTAAGAGAGAAGTTAATTCAAATTAAGAAATCTCACTCAGACGAAGATACAGTAATCTTTATGCCAAAAGCTGATATCGACTACGAAACACTTGTAAAAATCATGGATACAGTTAGAGATCTGAAAGACACTGATCCAGAGATCTGGACAAAAACAAAAGCTGGTGATGATAAGAAAGTGACTAAACTTTTCAACAACATCATCTTTGGTGATACACAAAGTTAG
- a CDS encoding AgmX/PglI C-terminal domain-containing protein: protein MNENKSFQLNDGSRALRIPVKKRLIIGSGDTADIQLRKGNVEPIHCLLENVNNDWKLYNLAPSSIVKVNGQDVVATSIKEGDQISIGNRVFSFEVAASKKLPNPPLPPTAPVIAEAPVVSENFNKPLPTMPVRVLNKEVEVEYDENHPLEADPAFMFSEYIFEDQDEIYPIFKYTVGKKAAEVVILFKNKVLSVDYLSMENGRYHLAGVAKKLQDIEFPYLGKDEKLPIVDIKGSEVFLHTIPGFEHKKFSDDKSDSMVLGGDDIHLFENGDIRIFVRGDEAPPFVKSAPILRRDTEFKKYLLLCLIFVTGFVSFMSMFEVDPELEKEKVPERIATILYKPKKLRVSKQNEVVKEIVKEKEVVKKTPEKPKVAVKETAQKEVKSKGDVTAKNNNANTPKKGNPVKGPKNNVTKVTQTKKSAGKPGKTTAKTTTRTNVANKNFKGNVDTYKSADFSSSISSLMAKGGSLSSSTNTGGAAVSFQDNNAIASNSSAQIEKANVDASVGSLTSRTRGTLESSYGTDGLVQKKQVYIAGVPYKEVILGSIDRNDIYRILLENAPQFQYCQQKELDVRQAAVEGVLMLNFVIGPSGHVTKASASSKGSSLPKATRDCVVNHLKTIQFPQPKGGGEVAVNTPLNIQAKQM from the coding sequence GTGAATGAGAATAAATCGTTTCAACTAAATGATGGAAGTCGAGCATTAAGAATTCCTGTAAAGAAGAGATTGATTATTGGTTCAGGAGATACTGCTGATATTCAACTTAGAAAGGGGAATGTCGAACCAATCCATTGTTTACTCGAAAATGTTAATAATGATTGGAAACTATATAATCTTGCACCAAGTTCAATTGTTAAAGTGAATGGCCAGGACGTTGTTGCTACTTCAATTAAAGAGGGTGACCAAATCTCAATAGGAAACAGAGTGTTTTCTTTTGAAGTTGCAGCCAGCAAAAAGCTACCAAATCCACCACTTCCTCCAACTGCTCCAGTGATCGCAGAGGCTCCAGTTGTTTCTGAAAACTTCAATAAACCATTGCCGACTATGCCTGTTAGGGTTTTGAATAAAGAAGTAGAAGTTGAGTATGATGAAAATCATCCTTTGGAAGCTGATCCTGCATTTATGTTCAGTGAATATATTTTTGAAGATCAAGATGAAATATATCCAATTTTTAAATACACAGTTGGGAAGAAAGCCGCTGAAGTAGTTATACTTTTTAAAAACAAAGTTCTTTCAGTTGACTATCTTTCAATGGAGAATGGTCGCTATCACCTTGCTGGTGTTGCAAAGAAGTTACAAGATATTGAGTTCCCATATCTAGGTAAAGATGAGAAGTTACCGATTGTTGACATTAAAGGTAGCGAAGTATTTCTTCATACAATCCCAGGGTTTGAACACAAGAAATTTTCAGATGATAAGTCAGATAGTATGGTCTTAGGTGGTGATGATATTCACTTGTTTGAAAATGGTGATATTCGAATCTTTGTTCGCGGTGATGAAGCCCCTCCATTTGTTAAGTCAGCTCCAATTTTAAGAAGAGATACAGAATTTAAGAAGTACTTACTTCTATGTTTGATTTTTGTTACTGGTTTCGTTTCATTCATGAGTATGTTTGAAGTTGACCCTGAACTTGAAAAAGAGAAAGTTCCTGAAAGAATTGCGACAATTTTATATAAGCCAAAGAAACTTAGAGTTTCTAAACAAAATGAAGTTGTTAAAGAAATCGTTAAGGAAAAAGAAGTTGTAAAGAAAACTCCTGAAAAGCCTAAGGTTGCAGTTAAAGAGACTGCCCAGAAAGAGGTTAAGAGTAAGGGAGATGTTACTGCTAAGAATAATAATGCAAACACTCCAAAGAAAGGAAATCCAGTTAAAGGACCAAAAAATAATGTGACTAAAGTTACACAGACAAAGAAGTCTGCTGGTAAACCTGGAAAAACTACGGCTAAAACTACAACGAGAACAAACGTCGCCAATAAGAACTTTAAAGGGAATGTTGATACTTATAAGTCAGCTGACTTTAGCTCATCAATTTCAAGTTTAATGGCAAAGGGTGGATCTCTAAGTTCATCAACAAATACAGGAGGAGCAGCAGTATCATTTCAGGATAATAATGCTATTGCTTCGAATTCTTCAGCGCAAATCGAAAAGGCAAATGTTGATGCCAGTGTAGGATCGCTTACAAGTAGAACTAGAGGAACTCTAGAGTCTAGTTATGGAACTGATGGTCTTGTGCAGAAAAAACAAGTTTATATTGCCGGAGTTCCATATAAAGAAGTTATTCTTGGGTCAATCGATAGAAATGATATCTATAGAATTCTACTGGAAAACGCACCACAGTTTCAGTACTGTCAACAAAAAGAGCTTGATGTTAGGCAAGCTGCTGTTGAGGGTGTGTTGATGCTTAATTTCGTGATTGGGCCTTCGGGGCACGTAACAAAGGCATCAGCTTCTTCCAAAGGATCATCGTTGCCGAAAGCAACAAGAGATTGTGTTGTTAATCACTTAAAGACAATTCAGTTTCCACAACCAAAAGGTGGTGGTGAAGTTGCAGTAAATACACCACTAAATATTCAAGCGAAGCAGATGTAG
- a CDS encoding biopolymer transporter ExbD: MRKGSIRFRGVRKKREVIDIDITSLLDILVILLVFLLRSYDSAGVILNIPKDIVIPTSQSSSLNNNGVVVQVSPKNIWVDDKEVVNNETTSKIYSADRRLILPLYNELVSKKNEVQRIAKTTPNADKFSGVVNLVIDKTVKYSYIKKLMHTCAEAGFQKYKFVVMGQEQM, translated from the coding sequence ATGAGAAAAGGTTCAATTCGATTCAGAGGAGTCAGAAAGAAGCGTGAGGTTATCGATATCGATATCACTTCCCTACTCGACATTCTCGTAATCCTTCTAGTTTTTCTTTTAAGAAGCTATGACTCAGCTGGTGTGATTCTCAATATCCCGAAAGATATTGTTATTCCAACATCACAATCTAGCTCTTTAAATAACAATGGTGTTGTTGTTCAAGTCTCTCCCAAAAATATTTGGGTTGATGATAAAGAAGTTGTTAACAACGAGACGACATCGAAGATCTATTCCGCAGACAGACGCTTAATACTACCTCTGTACAATGAGTTAGTATCTAAGAAAAACGAAGTTCAAAGAATTGCAAAAACAACTCCTAATGCTGACAAGTTCTCCGGTGTTGTTAATCTTGTTATTGATAAAACTGTTAAATACTCCTACATAAAGAAGCTAATGCACACCTGTGCTGAGGCTGGGTTTCAAAAGTATAAATTTGTCGTTATGGGACAAGAACAAATGTAA
- a CDS encoding tetratricopeptide repeat protein, producing the protein MKFTLLLAMLFLVSCSSSQTEKELTKSELQLELDSLTNDDFKPVQQIRYNERGDYHVIGDLVDDALKDETLAKVDSGKIKELDEKMTGVSGLCYLGKTQEGMDMLDKLYPKYKANPSYWNQLASCYLKNGEYRRAKVFFNKAISLDKDYLPALNNLGVVYLREGKDEKAVAAFKQALNVKNSAKTPMYNLANVYIKYGLLDKANGMLARVLRSDAKDKDVLLSLAYVELYKKDAQGALNYLAKVPSDQLSRIDFSLALLYSYKLAGSKNVEKVSDYLRGQNLSKKQSDIMNTIMRL; encoded by the coding sequence ATGAAATTTACACTACTACTAGCAATGCTATTTCTAGTTTCTTGTTCATCTTCACAAACTGAAAAAGAGCTAACGAAGTCTGAGTTACAGCTTGAGCTAGATAGTCTTACTAATGATGATTTTAAACCAGTTCAGCAAATAAGATATAATGAGAGAGGAGATTATCATGTAATTGGTGATCTTGTTGATGATGCCCTTAAAGATGAGACTCTTGCAAAAGTAGACTCTGGAAAAATAAAAGAGCTTGATGAGAAAATGACTGGAGTCTCTGGACTTTGCTATCTTGGAAAAACTCAAGAGGGAATGGATATGCTTGATAAGCTTTATCCAAAATATAAAGCGAATCCTTCATATTGGAACCAGTTAGCTTCTTGCTACTTAAAAAATGGCGAATATCGACGCGCAAAAGTATTTTTTAATAAGGCAATCTCGCTAGATAAGGACTACTTGCCAGCTTTGAATAATCTTGGTGTTGTTTACTTACGTGAAGGAAAAGATGAGAAAGCAGTTGCAGCTTTTAAACAAGCTTTGAATGTCAAAAATTCTGCAAAAACACCAATGTATAACCTTGCAAATGTTTATATTAAATATGGTCTTCTCGACAAGGCTAACGGAATGCTTGCAAGAGTTTTAAGAAGTGATGCTAAGGATAAGGATGTTCTTCTATCACTTGCTTATGTTGAACTTTATAAAAAAGATGCACAGGGTGCACTTAACTATCTTGCTAAGGTTCCTAGTGACCAATTGTCTCGAATCGATTTTTCTTTAGCACTTCTATATAGCTATAAGCTAGCAGGAAGTAAGAATGTAGAAAAAGTATCTGATTATTTACGTGGTCAAAATTTATCGAAGAAACAAAGCGATATTATGAATACAATTATGAGGCTTTAA